GAACAGCGACCAGGTCACCGACTCTCGCGCCTCCCGCACCGAGGGCGTGGTGTAGTAGCGCATCAGGATGTGCGGCAGCGCGGCGGTGCCGACCATGAGGCAGAACACCAGGGCCAGGAAGTTGCGGCGCGAATCGTTGAAGGCCGCCCTCTCCTGCTCGCTGCCGTTCGGGTCGCCAGCATAGATCTGGCCGTGCATCGGCATGCCGCCGAGCGGCTTGGCCCGGGCCTCGGCGGCGGCCTTTTCCTTCGTGTACGCGGCCAGTGCCTCTGCCTCGGTATGCGGCAACGCGGCCAGCGCCTTCTCGGCAGCCTGCACTTCGGAGAGCGGCTCGTGCGTGGCCAGCAGCCGCTCCAGCCGGCGCTCGGCTTCGGCCCGGTCTGCGGCCATTGCGGCGGGCACGTCCTTCAGCTTGGCGTCGGCGGCTTCGGCACGCTGCTTGAAGATCGCCATCACCTCCAGCTCTTTCGGGTCCTGCATCAGCTCCCTTTCCTTGGCGCTGACCTTCTCCATCTGCAGGCCGTAGATGGCTTGCGGCACCGGCACCTGGGTCTGCTTGACCGACAGCCACACCACCGGCACCAGGTAGGCAATGATCAGGATGATGTACTGCGCCACCTGGGTCCAGGTGACGGCACGCATGCCGCCGAGGAAGGAACACACCAGGATGCCGCCCAGCCCGACGAAGATGCCGATCTCGAAAGCCAGCCCTGACAGCCGCGACGTGATCAGGCCCACGCCATAGATCTGCGCCACCACATAAGTGAAGGAACAGAGGATGGCGGCCACGATGCCGATGAAGCGTGCGATGTTGCCGCCATAGCGCGCACCGAGGAAGTCGGGAATGGTGAACTGGCCGAACTTGCGCAGGTAGGGAGCCAGGAACAAGGCCACCAGGCAGTAGCCGCCGGTCCAGCCCATGATGAAGGCGAGCCCGCTATAGCCGGTGAGGTAGAGGGTGCCCGCCATGCCGATGAAGGAGGCGGCCGACATCCAGTCGGCACCGGTGGCCATGCCGTTGTAGACGGCCGGCACGCGGCGCCCGGCCACGTAGTATTCGGCGGCATCGGTGGTGCGGCTCATGATGCCGATGCCGGCATAGAGCGCCACGGTGGCCAGCAGAAAGATGAAGCCGATCCAGCTCCTCGGCAGGCCCAACTGCTCCAGCAGGGCCAGCACGACGATGAAGGCGATGAAACCGCCGGTATACCAGCCGTACACCTTGTTCAGCTGCTTGCGGAAATACGCGTTGGATTGCACGTTGCGCGACGCCTGGCGCGGTCCGGGGGAAATGACGCTGCTCATGATCAGGCCTCCTCCGCCACGCCGTGTTCGCGGTCCAGCCGATTCATGTAGTGCGCATAGAAGCCGATGATGAGCACATAGACGATCAGCGCCCCCTGGGCCGCCACCCAGAAGCTGAAGGGCCAGCCAAAGAAGCGGAAGCTCAGGTCGTGGGCGAAATAGCCGACGACAAACGTGACGAGGAACCAGACGGCCAGCAGCCCGCCGGTGACGCGAAGGTTCTTGCGCCAGTAGTCCTCTTGCCTGCGTGTCAGTTGCATGATGGTGCTCTCCCGTAGCTACACACCCCGGGCTTCAGGCTCGGGGCCCCGAGCAGCGCGTCGCCCCCGGCCGGGAAGCGATCGTGCCGCGACGCGCAGGCGGCCGCCCCTCCAGGCGGCCGCCTGCGCAAGGCCGTCAGGCCGCCAGTCCGGTCTCCCGCTCCAGCTGGGCGGCCACCTGGGGCTCGAAGCCCTTGAGGTGGCGGATGATCCGGGTGGCTTCTTGCGGTTCGTCGCGATCGACATGAACCCGTGCCAGCTGGTACCAGCCGTAGGGGCTCATGGGCTGCAATTCGGTGTTGCGCCGCAGCGCGTCCACGGCTTCGTCGAGCCGTCGCATGCGGATCAGGCTCAGCCCCAGGCCATACCAGGCGCGGTCGAGCCGTGGGTCGAGCGCCAGGGCGCGGCGGAAGCCGGCTTCGGCCTCCTCGCAGCGGCCGGCTTCGTCCAGCAGGTAGGCCAGGTTGAACCAGGCCGCAGCGCTGTCTTCAGGATGGAGGCGAACCAGCTCGCCATAGTCGCGCATCGCGGCCTCCGGCTCACCGTGGGTGGCCAGCAGGTGGGCGCGGCCGGCGAGGGCAAAGCGGTCGTCGGGATGGCGCGCCAGCAGGCGATCGAAGGTGCGGCGCGCCGCTTGGGTGGCGCCCACCGACAGCAGCAACAGGGCCTGCCACTTCAGCAGCCGCCAGGTGAAGCCGCGAATCGCGGCCGGCTCGCGGCTCAGCGACACGCCTGCACCCCGATCTGCAGACAGAGATCGATCTTCAGCAGCGTGGCCACCAGCCAGACGAAGGCAAGGAGCAGGAAAGCCACCAGCGGCACATGCGCGTCCACCACCAGGCGCGGGGTCAGCAGGCGTGCGGCCTGCAGGAAGGGGCGGGTCAGGACGTCGAGCAACTGGTAGAACGGGTTGCCGTCGCGCCGGGGCCCGGCCAGCAAGCCCAGCAGCCAGCGGCCAGCCAACGACAGCAGGGCGATCTCGGCAAGCAGCTTGATCGCTGACACCAGCATGAGCATCAGACACCCTTCCTCACTCACGATGAGCGGCCATGGGGCGTGTCTGACGACACATCGACAGCACCCGGGGAGCAAAAGCAAGTCCTGAATGGACCAACCGGGGAAGTCTAAAAGACAAGCGGCTCCCAAGGGAGCCGCTTGCATGCAGAACAGGAAGTTCTGTCAGTGTCAGCGTTGAGCCAAACGTTGCCAGGTGTTAACAACAGTGTCTGGATTCAGAGACAGCGAGACGATGCCCTCTGCCGCCAACCATTCGGCGAAGTCGGGATGGTCGCTGGGCCCCTGCCCGCAGATGCCGATGTACTTGCCCACCGCACGGCAGGCGGCGATGGCGCGCGAGATCATCGCTTTCACTGCCGGGTCGCGTTCGTCGAAGTCCTTCGCCAGCAGCTCGAGGCCGGAGTCGCGGTCCAGGCCCAGCGTCAGCTGGGTCAGGTCGTTGGAGCCGATGGACATGCCATCGAAGTACTCCAGGAACTGCTCGGCGAGGATGGCGTTGCTCGGCACCTCGCACATCATGATGATGCGCAGGTTGTCCTTGCCGCGCTGCAGGCCGTGCTCGGCCAGCATCTCGGTGACACGGCGCGCCTGCCCCAGCGTGCGCACGAAGGGGACCATGATCTCGACGTTGTCCAGGCCCATCTCGTTGCGCACCCGCTTGATCGCCTCGCACTCCATGGCGAAGGCTTCAGCGAATTCGGCGCTGACATAGCGCGAGGCACCGCGGAAGCCCAGCATCGGGTTTTCTTCCTCGGGCTCATAGCGGGAGCCGCCGATCAGCTTGCGGTACTCGTTGGACTTGAAGTCCGACAGCCGCACGATCACCGGCTTCGGCCAGAAGGCGGCGGCAATGGTGGCGACGCCTTCGGCCAGCTTGTCGACATAGAACGCGCGCGGCGAGGCGTGGCCGCGGGCGACCGATTCGACGGCCTTCTTCAGGTCGGCATCGACATTGGGATAGTCGAGGATGGCCTTCGGGTGCACGCCGATGTTGTTGTTGATGATGAACTCAAGCCGGGCCAGGCCGACACCGGCGTTCGGCATCTGGGCGAAGTCGAAGGCCAGCTGCGGGTTGCCGACGTTCATCATGATCTTGATCGGGCAGTACGGCATCTCGCCACGCTGCACCTCGGTGACCTCGGTCTCCAGCAGGCCGTCGTAGATGTAGCCGGTGTCGCCCTCGGAGCAGGCCACGGTCACCAGGGCACCGTCCTTCAGCACCTCGGTGGCGTCGCCACAGCCGACCACCGCCGGGATGCCCAGCTCGCGCGCGATGATGGCGGCGTGGCAGGTGCGCCCTCCGCGGTTGGTGACGATCGCGCTGGCGCGCTTCATCACCGGCTCCCAGTTGGGGTCGGTCATGTCGGTGACCAGCACGTCGCCCGGCTGCACCCGGTCCATCTCGGCGATGGAATGCACCAGCCGCACCGGGCCGGTGCCGATCTTCTGGCCGATGGCGCGGCCCTCGGCCAGCACCGTGCCGTGGCCCTTGAGCTTGTAGCGCTGCTCGGCCTTGCCTTCGGACTGGCTCTTCACCGTCTCGGGGCGGGCCTGCAGGATATAGAGCTTGCCGTCGTCGCCGTCCTTGCCCCATTCGATGTCCATCGGGCGGCCGTAGTGCTGCTCGATGATCAGCGCGTAGCGGGCCAGCTCGACCACGTCGACATCACTGAGCGAATAGCGGTTGCGCAGCTCGGGCGCGGTGTTGACGGTCTTCACCAGCTTGCCGGCGGCCGCCTTCTCCTCGGGCGTGGCGAACTCCATCTTGATCAGCTTGGAGCCCAGGTTGCGGCGGATGATGGGCGACTTGCCGTTCTTCAGCGCCGGCTTGTGCACATAGAACTCGTCAGGGTTGACTGCGCCCTGCACCACCGTCTCGCCCAGCCCGTAGCTGGAGGTGATGAAGACCACGTCCTTGAAGCCCGACTCGGTGTCGATGGTGAACATCACACCGGCCGCGCCGAGGTCGGAACGCACCATGCGCTGCACGCCGGCCGACAGGGCCACGTTGTCATGGGCGA
This genomic stretch from Eleftheria terrae harbors:
- a CDS encoding sodium:solute symporter family protein, whose product is MSSVISPGPRQASRNVQSNAYFRKQLNKVYGWYTGGFIAFIVVLALLEQLGLPRSWIGFIFLLATVALYAGIGIMSRTTDAAEYYVAGRRVPAVYNGMATGADWMSAASFIGMAGTLYLTGYSGLAFIMGWTGGYCLVALFLAPYLRKFGQFTIPDFLGARYGGNIARFIGIVAAILCSFTYVVAQIYGVGLITSRLSGLAFEIGIFVGLGGILVCSFLGGMRAVTWTQVAQYIILIIAYLVPVVWLSVKQTQVPVPQAIYGLQMEKVSAKERELMQDPKELEVMAIFKQRAEAADAKLKDVPAAMAADRAEAERRLERLLATHEPLSEVQAAEKALAALPHTEAEALAAYTKEKAAAEARAKPLGGMPMHGQIYAGDPNGSEQERAAFNDSRRNFLALVFCLMVGTAALPHILMRYYTTPSVREARESVTWSLFFIFLLYFTAPALAVLVKYEVFTMVVGTSFDQLPNWVSQWAKVDPTLLSVSDVNKDGLLQLGELRIGGDIVVLATPEIGGLPYVISGMVAAGGLAAALSTADGLLLTIANALSHDLYYKMIDPNAPTSRRVMISKVLLLVVALCAAYMAAQKPADILFLVSAAFSFAAAAFFPALVLGIFWKRASSAGAVLGMLSGLAVTIYYMVQNQPWLRQVFGIDSPVSLWFGIQPISAAVFGVPVGFAVIIVVSLLTRAPSRSVQEFVEHVRYPNLRAV
- a CDS encoding DUF4212 domain-containing protein, with protein sequence MQLTRRQEDYWRKNLRVTGGLLAVWFLVTFVVGYFAHDLSFRFFGWPFSFWVAAQGALIVYVLIIGFYAHYMNRLDREHGVAEEA
- a CDS encoding tetratricopeptide repeat protein; amino-acid sequence: MSLSREPAAIRGFTWRLLKWQALLLLSVGATQAARRTFDRLLARHPDDRFALAGRAHLLATHGEPEAAMRDYGELVRLHPEDSAAAWFNLAYLLDEAGRCEEAEAGFRRALALDPRLDRAWYGLGLSLIRMRRLDEAVDALRRNTELQPMSPYGWYQLARVHVDRDEPQEATRIIRHLKGFEPQVAAQLERETGLAA
- the ppsA gene encoding phosphoenolpyruvate synthase — protein: MSSTPLATALVVPFENLRMTDVESVGGKNASLGEMISQLAASGVRVPGGFATTAHAFRQFLAHEGLADRINEALSRLDTEDVRALAEAGAKIRQWVIDTPFPPALEDAIRTQFVQLTQDHPGASFAVRSSATAEDLPDASFAGQQETFLNVVGIDDVLHKMKEVFASLYNDRAISYRVHKGFAHDNVALSAGVQRMVRSDLGAAGVMFTIDTESGFKDVVFITSSYGLGETVVQGAVNPDEFYVHKPALKNGKSPIIRRNLGSKLIKMEFATPEEKAAAGKLVKTVNTAPELRNRYSLSDVDVVELARYALIIEQHYGRPMDIEWGKDGDDGKLYILQARPETVKSQSEGKAEQRYKLKGHGTVLAEGRAIGQKIGTGPVRLVHSIAEMDRVQPGDVLVTDMTDPNWEPVMKRASAIVTNRGGRTCHAAIIARELGIPAVVGCGDATEVLKDGALVTVACSEGDTGYIYDGLLETEVTEVQRGEMPYCPIKIMMNVGNPQLAFDFAQMPNAGVGLARLEFIINNNIGVHPKAILDYPNVDADLKKAVESVARGHASPRAFYVDKLAEGVATIAAAFWPKPVIVRLSDFKSNEYRKLIGGSRYEPEEENPMLGFRGASRYVSAEFAEAFAMECEAIKRVRNEMGLDNVEIMVPFVRTLGQARRVTEMLAEHGLQRGKDNLRIIMMCEVPSNAILAEQFLEYFDGMSIGSNDLTQLTLGLDRDSGLELLAKDFDERDPAVKAMISRAIAACRAVGKYIGICGQGPSDHPDFAEWLAAEGIVSLSLNPDTVVNTWQRLAQR